The following proteins are encoded in a genomic region of Micromonospora olivasterospora:
- a CDS encoding sulfotransferase family protein — MTLVKTQARRAVRSVSRTYGRWTSGSRLAPDFLIVGAQRCGTTSLFKTLSQHPGVLPANYQKGVHYFDVAYDRGMDWYLGHFPTVRRAEAVRDRIGVRAVTGESSPYYMFHPLAGERIAKDLPEVRVLVLLRDPVERAYSAHAHERARGFETASFERALELEPERIAGERERLLADPTADSHHYQHNAYLTRGQYVEQLERLESSFGRERLHVIDADDFFAEPRPAFDAVCDFLGLPRWADISFGKHNARSRSPMNPALRARLEEHFAPYDERLSAWWGRVPSWRR, encoded by the coding sequence GTGACGCTGGTCAAGACACAGGCGCGCCGCGCGGTGCGGTCGGTGAGCCGGACGTACGGGCGGTGGACGTCCGGGTCCCGGCTCGCGCCCGACTTCCTCATCGTGGGCGCCCAGCGCTGCGGCACGACCTCCCTGTTCAAAACCCTGTCCCAGCACCCCGGAGTGCTGCCGGCGAATTACCAGAAGGGCGTGCACTACTTCGACGTCGCCTACGACCGGGGGATGGACTGGTACCTCGGGCACTTCCCGACGGTGCGGCGGGCCGAGGCCGTCCGGGACCGGATCGGGGTGCGCGCGGTGACCGGCGAGTCGAGCCCGTACTACATGTTCCACCCGCTGGCCGGGGAGCGGATCGCGAAGGACCTGCCCGAGGTCCGGGTGCTGGTGCTGCTGCGCGACCCGGTGGAGCGGGCGTACTCGGCGCACGCGCACGAGCGGGCCCGGGGCTTCGAGACGGCGAGCTTCGAGCGGGCCCTGGAGCTGGAGCCGGAGCGGATCGCCGGGGAGCGGGAGCGGCTGCTCGCCGACCCGACCGCGGACAGCCACCACTACCAGCACAACGCGTACCTGACCCGGGGTCAGTACGTCGAGCAGCTCGAACGGCTGGAGTCGAGCTTCGGCCGGGAGCGGCTGCACGTGATCGACGCCGACGACTTCTTCGCCGAGCCCCGGCCGGCGTTTGACGCGGTCTGCGACTTCCTCGGCCTGCCGCGCTGGGCCGACATCTCGTTCGGCAAGCACAACGCGCGCTCCCGCTCGCCGATGAACCCGGCGCTGCGCGCGCGGCTGGAGGAGCACTTCGCCCCGTACGACGAGCGGTTGAGCGCCTGGTGGGGACGCGTGCCGTCGTGGCGACGGTAG
- a CDS encoding lipopolysaccharide biosynthesis protein, protein MATVAPARADAAELGGAARHGVANLLGVAVAAVAGFGLNIVVTRGWSMSEAGLFFAATSAFMIAYAAARLGTGVGSVYFISRYRTLGQPERIRASVLVGLLPVVLVGTAIAVAGWWAAPRIVALTFTEPVPGAVRALRALLLFVPVAALCDFALAACRGFGKMRPLLLVERLGRTGLQLAGVGLAALLGLTATTALPLAWALPYLPAALLGTVWLARLVRRAERATEAPPVPLREEFGPYWRYSGPRALSGLAQMAVQRLDIVLLGALRGLADAALYTAATRFLALGQLSGQALSTAVQHRLATHLVRDDRAAAGRLYQAATGWLVLLAWPAYLLFAVFAGPMLHLFGDGYAAGQRITVFLSLVMLVATGCGMVDTVLNMAGRTSWTFYNALAGTVVNVVLNVLLIPRFGVMGAAAAWSASILLTNLVPLAQLHHAYRLHPFGRGTLTAAGLALACFGVPALLARTLLDAGPLTLAVLAAVGAAGYAGAVWRLRRVLQLDALRALRRSRGR, encoded by the coding sequence GTGGCGACGGTAGCGCCGGCCCGGGCGGACGCCGCCGAGCTGGGCGGGGCGGCCCGGCACGGGGTGGCCAACCTGCTCGGCGTCGCCGTCGCCGCGGTCGCCGGGTTCGGCCTGAACATCGTCGTCACCCGCGGCTGGTCCATGTCGGAGGCGGGCCTCTTCTTCGCCGCCACCAGCGCCTTCATGATCGCGTACGCGGCCGCCCGGCTGGGCACCGGCGTCGGCTCGGTGTACTTCATCAGCCGGTACCGCACCCTCGGGCAGCCCGAGCGGATCCGGGCGTCGGTGCTGGTGGGGCTGCTGCCCGTGGTGCTCGTCGGCACGGCGATCGCGGTGGCCGGCTGGTGGGCCGCGCCGCGGATCGTCGCGCTGACCTTCACCGAGCCGGTGCCCGGCGCCGTCCGGGCCCTGCGCGCGCTGCTGCTGTTCGTGCCGGTCGCCGCGCTCTGCGACTTCGCGCTGGCCGCCTGCCGGGGGTTCGGCAAGATGCGGCCCCTGCTGCTGGTCGAGCGGCTCGGCCGGACCGGGCTGCAACTGGCCGGCGTCGGCCTGGCCGCCCTGCTCGGCCTCACGGCCACCACCGCGCTGCCGCTGGCCTGGGCCCTGCCGTACCTGCCCGCGGCCCTGCTCGGCACGGTCTGGCTGGCCCGGCTGGTGCGCCGGGCCGAGCGGGCCACCGAGGCCCCGCCCGTCCCGCTGCGGGAGGAGTTCGGCCCGTACTGGCGCTACAGCGGCCCGCGGGCGCTCAGCGGGCTGGCCCAGATGGCGGTGCAGCGCCTCGACATCGTGCTGCTCGGCGCGCTGCGCGGGCTCGCCGACGCGGCGCTCTACACCGCGGCCACCCGGTTCCTGGCGCTCGGGCAGCTCTCCGGGCAGGCGCTGTCCACCGCCGTGCAGCACCGGCTGGCCACGCACCTGGTCCGCGACGACCGGGCCGCCGCGGGCCGGCTCTACCAGGCCGCGACCGGCTGGCTGGTGCTGCTGGCCTGGCCGGCGTACCTGCTCTTCGCGGTCTTCGCGGGGCCCATGCTGCACCTGTTCGGCGACGGGTACGCCGCCGGTCAGCGGATCACCGTCTTCCTCTCCCTGGTCATGCTCGTGGCGACCGGTTGCGGCATGGTCGACACGGTGCTGAACATGGCGGGCCGCACATCCTGGACGTTCTACAACGCGCTGGCCGGCACGGTGGTCAACGTGGTGCTGAACGTGCTGCTCATCCCCCGCTTCGGGGTCATGGGGGCGGCCGCCGCCTGGTCGGCGTCCATCCTGTTGACCAACCTGGTGCCGCTGGCCCAGCTCCACCACGCGTACCGGCTGCACCCGTTCGGCCGGGGCACGCTCACGGCGGCGGGGCTCGCGCTGGCCTGTTTCGGCGTACCCGCGCTGCTCGCCCGGACCCTGCTGGACGCCGGGCCGCTCACGCTCGCGGTGCTGGCCGCGGTCGGTGCCGCCGGCTACGCCGGGGCGGTCTGGCGGCTGCGTCGGGTGCTGCAGCTCGACGCGCTGCGGGCGCTGCGCCGCAGCCGGGGGCGCTGA
- a CDS encoding glycoside hydrolase family 26 protein encodes MRRVRTMALALGSALAVAGCSEPAPAPPPAAASSAPPAVSPRPAGGLSTTGRGPDLPERGAWLGAWVKADWQTPDGRVDALDAFAEQTGGTITLAHMFHEWGDDFPGPTEHAFQASGRLQMISWSGADTRSIRDGVYDQLIRQRAEKIKQFGVPLLLRWRWEMDRPNLAQSVHSPEDYVAAWKRIRGIFTEVGATNAAFVWCPHVQGFVNSTRNAAAYYPGDDQVDWLCTDVYPGREFEGFAAQMDTFMAFAAKRPRPVVIGEFGVTTEGAPGQRGGWLREAGEYVKRHPQIKAVVYFAAKQTKKPAYDSTFDADPEGLAAFRELAADPWFAAPPPPVPPLGPR; translated from the coding sequence ATGAGGCGGGTCCGCACGATGGCCCTCGCGCTCGGTTCGGCGCTGGCCGTGGCCGGGTGTTCCGAGCCGGCCCCGGCACCGCCGCCGGCCGCGGCCAGCTCCGCGCCGCCGGCGGTGAGCCCCCGCCCGGCGGGCGGCCTGAGCACCACCGGCCGTGGCCCGGACCTGCCCGAGCGGGGCGCCTGGCTGGGCGCCTGGGTGAAGGCGGACTGGCAGACCCCGGACGGCCGGGTCGACGCGCTGGACGCCTTCGCCGAGCAGACCGGCGGCACGATCACGCTGGCGCACATGTTCCACGAGTGGGGGGACGACTTCCCCGGCCCGACGGAGCACGCGTTCCAGGCCAGCGGACGGCTACAGATGATTTCCTGGTCCGGCGCCGACACCCGGTCCATCCGCGACGGTGTGTACGACCAGCTGATCCGGCAGCGGGCCGAGAAGATCAAGCAGTTCGGGGTCCCGCTGCTGTTGCGCTGGCGCTGGGAGATGGACCGGCCCAACCTGGCCCAGAGCGTCCACTCGCCGGAGGACTACGTCGCGGCGTGGAAGCGCATCAGGGGCATCTTCACCGAGGTCGGCGCCACCAACGCGGCCTTCGTGTGGTGCCCCCACGTCCAGGGTTTCGTCAACAGCACGCGCAACGCGGCGGCGTACTACCCGGGCGACGACCAGGTCGACTGGCTCTGCACCGACGTGTACCCGGGGCGGGAGTTCGAGGGCTTCGCCGCGCAGATGGACACGTTCATGGCGTTCGCCGCGAAGCGGCCCCGGCCGGTGGTGATCGGCGAGTTCGGCGTCACCACCGAGGGCGCTCCCGGCCAGCGCGGCGGGTGGCTGCGCGAGGCCGGCGAGTACGTCAAACGGCACCCGCAGATCAAGGCCGTGGTCTACTTCGCGGCCAAGCAGACGAAGAAGCCCGCGTACGACAGCACCTTCGACGCCGACCCGGAGGGGCTGGCGGCGTTCCGGGAGCTGGCCGCCGACCCGTGGTTCGCGGCACCGCCCCCGCCGGTTCCGCCGCTCGGCCCGCGGTGA